The genomic region aattatttttacatatattgatatatatattaataatttttttatattttaaattatttttacatatattgcaatgatttatttataataatactcaattattaagctacaatattaatcgttataaattgaaaaaaattaatatcaaataaattatttgtaattgtgttaaaaaaacaagtattgaataattaaaaaacaagttcttggaaaatcgataaatgtaagcaattttctaccggaaatgaaggaaggaatgaaggaggcaatagagaggagagcacgaaaaatgtcttacggaaattgaaagggtaagacattttccctaaaatgtaacccattttccattgttttggagttcattttccaaatggaaaatgttttccgccaatcaaacgctggaaaagttggaaatgattttccggaaaatcaattccttcaatcaaacagacccttaaatTAATGTGGTCCAAAGAAATTAATGTGgtccaaaaaattaattagtacattttccaaatatcttcattttcaacatcttaaattaattagtgtaatcaatttagtccaaaaaatTAGAGTCAACATcttaaaaaaggggaaaaattaattttgttgtaattaatacaataaataagcaaagttatataaaacaatatgatttgaatggttttgATTTCgagttatataaaattaatacgAACCTGCCTTGTTTTAAAATACGCGTGGACGACAAACCTTGAAGAAACAACAACAAAGTTGATTCTATAAGTCAAGCTCCCAGAAGACGTAGCCATTCAACCACGTCAAAATATGTTGGGTTGGATATGGTAGAGTTGAACAAAGAACCTACAAGACATAGTTCATACGTAATCGAAATTCTAGACTTAAACCAGGAGCCATCAGAGCAAGTTTTAGACTTCATAAACTTAAACCAGATGCCTGAATCATGTAACACTCATCCACTAATGAAAGAAATTCCAGATATGTTCCACTCTTACATCACACATGTACAAGATGTTAGGGGTGATGGAAATTGCGGATTTCGAGCAATATTTGTTTGTCTTGGTTAAGGCAAATATCAATGGCTCTATGTTCGACATCAACTGCTAGACGAGTTATTGAGTTCATATGATGTCTATGCTAGAGTTTTCACTGATGGAATCGATGAATTACGTAATTCACTGTGTTTTCACAATCGCCGCACTGCAGAACCTTTGGATGGTTATGCCTATGACAGGTGTCCTGATTGCCAACAGGTTTGGGGTGATCCTCAATTATTTAACCAAGCGAGGTGACATAACTTTCTTTCCTCTTTGGAGAGGTCCGAAACATTTTCAATACCATCATGCTATTACAATTGCACATCTATATGATAATCATAATGTGATGGTACAATTAGAAGGAGATTACCCAATGCCTACCATTTTGGCATATTGGATCTGCCATAGAGCCCTGTCTACAGCTGGATGTAAAATCATGTATATGTCACGTCTGGAATTTTATAGACAACTGAAATATTGTAATCTCAAAACACCTGTTATaactaggggtgttcattcggttaaccaaccggttaaccgacccgaaataacattaaccaaattaaccgacatttcaaaatctttaaccgttaaccgaattgaaatttttttcaaaaaaattaaccgaaccgaaattttttcggttaattcggtcggttaaccgaattaaccgaaaattatatgtttttttatttttggttaaaaattaaccgaattaaccgaattatcTGAATTatccgaattaaccgaattacccgaattaaccgaattacccgaattaaccgaattaaccaaattgaatcactacataattaaattatttttagacttttagactttagttttagtcttagttttaaaattttatttttatttattaaattatttgtaatttaattttatgattgggttgggttgggtaattgggttgagctgaatacttgggtttagatTGGGTTTAGATGAATAGTggacctatttatatattacaattttatttattaattttttcggttaaccgaaaaatttcgattaaccgaccggtttcgaaccgaattaaccgttaaccgaaaaataaaaaaataattaaccgatccccgaccgaaaaaattcggttaaccgaccgattaaccgaattcggtcggttaaccgaattttttcggttttacccgaattttgcacacccctaattATAACTATAGAGGATTATTGttgaataatattaatttattatattttagcattttgcttatatttttgtatttatgtattcatatatatgtttaaCAATAAtgctataataaaaaaatatgttgaataataataatacttatatctttcataataataataatacaataataatacttataatatttaataataatacaataataaaaatatgtttaacaattaaatgagaaaaaaaagtgagtggagaagtgataattaattcttAATCATTACAGTAGAAAGATGTTAATTACTAACCAATCAATAAAGTAAAAGAACattaattaataactaattattaattatagtaAAGGTGTGTTATTTATTAAGGTGTTTTTTTAGTATGTTGGGGGTATTTTTTTAGCCAACTCCATCTACTTCCCCTAACCccaaaaaaacttttttttttttagtttgataaagTGGATGCCAACCATCAATGTGCCAAcaccaaaaaaatttctttttataggAAAAAATGGTGAGGACCATTTATTGTCCAacatccaatttttttttaaatgtcagTATAAATGTATACTAGTATGCTaagatttgaaaaaatatatatataggtgcCGATCATCTAGTACTGTccatcaccaaaaaaaaaaatttaacccttgACACAATCATTAGGCAATGCTTTTGTCAGAAATTTAAGTGGTGCCGTCCATTAAGTTCACCAACATAAATTTACTGTTCATTTTAGATCATTTGGGTGATTATTTTTTAACCTGaatcatttttgtaattaatttttttttgggcaGGGTAAAATAgtcgtattatttttataaaaccccTTTAAAAGGAAATCTGAGATATAATCTCCTATTTTAGCTATTATTATTACAATACCAGATCTTGTAAAAGTAACGTCTAATAATACTGGATATAAACGATGCAAGTTACGAAATCCCATATGTTCTTGCATATATGTTATTGCATTCGACCAAACTTCTGAAACTGCATTACACTACAAACTTGGAAAATGAAAGGATCATCCATCATCTCTTGGATTTTGGTCATCACCAGCGCCATCTCTCCAATTTATACCCAATACTATTCCAAGACGGTGCCATTTGTTTCCAATGCGGAGAAAGTAACCAATCTCCACTTCTTTTTCCACGACACTCTCTCTGGGAAAAATCCTTCAGCCGTCCTAGTAGCCCATGGCAACATCACCGGGAATGAAAAGTCAGCGGCACCATTCAGCAGCGTCTATGCCGTCGATGATCCCCTCACTGAAGGTCCGGAGCCGACTTCGGAGGTTATTGGTAATGTACAAGGGCTCTGGGTGTCATCCAGTAAAGGTATGCCCACCTTGATGGCTTTCTTTGATTTTGGCTTCACAAAGGGTGAGTTCAATGGAAGCTCCATTAGTGTGTTTTCAAGGAATCCAATATCGGAGACTGAACGTGAGCTTGCCGTGGTTGGAGGAAGAGGAAAATTCAGGATGGCTAAAGGGGTTGCAAAACTTAAGACCTACTTCCTTAATGTAACCACCGGGGATGCTATTGTTGAGTATAATGTCACTGTGAATCATTATTAAGATGTAGTAGTTTCTTctgaaaagaaatttagaaaccGTTAATAAGTTCAACTAGTGATTTTTCCTAGAATCATATTCCCAACCATCCCggaaaataaaatgcaaatcATGCAATTGAGATTTGGTTAATGTATTCACCTTTCTCATCTTTGTATCCAATTTTTTTGGTTACAAATGATACCTaaattactctttttttttttaaattactatcTCTATTAGTCAAACtcttaaatctattttaaaagctCATTAGTATCTAAACTATACAATTTTCTCAAGTTGGtatctaaaatttttcttttgtcacAATTGTACCtaaactattattttgttacCCTTTTACACAAAAATGTTATATTCGTTAAAAAATTCTAGCCAATAATAATCTGCCCATatgaacatttttaaaaataattttaattattttattttacattatttctctctttttttttttcctttttttcttccttgatAATATCTAGCAATGCCAATAATGCTTGAAATTCATCCTCTTGAGGTAGAGATGTTGACGACTAATTCTGTTTTGAACTTCATTGCTTGCTTGCTTGACTTGATGAGATTGGAAAAGTTCTTTCATCGATCAAAATTAGTGTTTTCAAAACTGGACCAACTGATCAGATTGGAAATTGACTGAGGTATCAGCCTAAAGATAGTGGTTGAACCAATTGACCTACTAACTGATAAAGACCTATTGAACCAAGCTAAAAAATCCGGTTGAATAAGTTAAACcagtttctctctttttttttaaaatatatttatttatttttatgaatattttaataatttattcgaGTGAGCTAAACAAACCGGTCAAGTTGAGAAATGGTGGCTTGACTTGTTTGACCATTGGTCTAGTTTTTAAAACCTTGATCAAAATAATGAAGCCCATAATACTTACACTTCTAGAAGAAGCCTAATATGGGAGAAAGAAGAACGAAAAAAATGGATTAGTTCAAGCAGgtgtcaaaattattttaagggaCCAAAGACACATATTGTTTAATTATTCGTTATTAGGAACTGCTGAAATAAGCCTATATACTGACCAATACATTTTAATTGCTTCCAAAGTTTATGATttcattaattgataaaaacattttaaaatctttgacAGTTCAAGTTCATACTCATAATTACAAGATGCACCCCAAAATAGAGGTGTTAACATATTTGTTTATCAACTTCATTTCAAAGCCATGAACTCTATAGTTAACACTAAAGTTTTAATCCAAAGCCCaataagagtttttttttaatagaaacagaCAGTTCAAGATCTCATGCCACAATTTCAAGAACAATACAAGGGCATGAAAGCCAACTCCTTGCCAAATGGAGGCTAGAAGGTGCTACAAATATTGCTGCACTAAAAACTTCATTAAGACAAATTTCTCAACACCAAGATGAAACAATTGAATTAACATTCAATATGCCTATAACACCCCACTCGTCCCAACATACAGTATGAATGGGAAatgtttgaaagttttttttaacttgtataaaaagtttcttttaataaaacaacTGTAACAGGCCCGATTCGCCCGGCCCactaaaaataaaccaaacaaaaaaataccaaataaaacAAACCCAATAAAAAGTCCAAGAATCAAACAGCCCATTTACAAACTAAAAAACCCAAGACCCTAGCCCAATACAAGCCCAAACCcattacattttcaaaaaaaaaaaaacctagctaAACAATTTTCACCAGCACCTCCATCGACCACCTCCCACGCGCGCTCCATACGCCGGTGCCAACGACCTTGTACCTGCAAAATGAATGAACGAGAAGAATCTAATAACTGtgtaaaaaataagagaaaagagaaaaatataaaaaagaggATATTTTCGTGCTATAAAAAGGGGCTTCGATTCCTGTATTTTGGCTTCTACCTTACGAACacgaataaaaaaaatcacagaaaaatcaatacaaatacAAATCAATTTTGAAGGTAGTTCTTTActcttttttcatttgattcatttttatcactttcattttttttaaaaagacacaaagaaaataaagataaatgattaaaatctTACTTTTATTCGCGTTTTTGCTCGGCCGGGGAAGAAGGTTCGCTGATTCCAATGAAAATTGGCATTTTTTTAGGCTCGGGGAGTTGAAAAGCCCAAAAATGGCTTTTTTTACTCTCCGGCCACCATGGACGGCGGCGGGTGGCCGACACGATGGCCGATGACTGGAGCGATGGCCGGAGCCTAGAAAAGGGAGAGAAGAGTTGAGAggatttctttgtttttttaagaaggtgtttgaaaatgatttttatgaaacgacgccgttttgggtcAGCACACATAAAtgtcaaaacggcgtcgttttaacCTGGACCGGACCGATCCGACCAGAAccgcctaggatccgcgtgtttttagaCGAAGGGGCTATTTGCGTCCTTAGACCTTCCACTTTTGAGGCTAGTTACAATTGGATCCTAtcctattttctttatttttaattttgccacaaacttttattttttttaatttggtccttagaTCGTTTTAAAAGGGGAAAACACctgaaacggtgtcgttttgggaAAGGGGAATAATTTCCCCAATGACCCCTCCTTTTTCAAGCGCATTATTTTCAGTCCTATTTcgatttaatcattaaatttattacaaattttgcCTCGAATTTCATTCTGATTTCAGTATAGTCCTTTGattaatttactttattatttgtctattgttcttcatttttcttcaagttaataatatttttatttttatatccattatttgtttagttttttatatatctaaatcctaatatttcttttactaatttatttttatttcttttataatccTTAAATACAGTcttatgtatgttttatttacatatttattatcttatttttataatattattactattattattatcattatcattttcaccattattttttaactgttttatttaatattttatttatttatttacttactctcaattttaaatctatcttatattagttttattttatcattattttttatattggcttgtttattttatttttttgccattattagtgttattttattccattattagtgttatttgtttttttaaatactttcaagttttagacttattattttggttattgTGGTTGTTAttcatttgttattatttactttaatcttttcattattaatattagcattaaaatgatgtatgttatattattattattattgtatgtgCAACGATTTGCTTATTAATACACTCATTGTAATCATTCGATAACTTGATATTTTATTCGCATATCATTTTAAACATTACATTAATTTTCgtccaaattcaaaaaaagaagatttttaaaaacgaagacaatatttagtatttttggAATTTGAGAAGTCGtttcctaacttacgggatttCGATTTTTcgataaattcaaatatacgaaccacttttcaaaaaatatatttttaaaataatctcgGGATTAGTAAAAGaccgtgttctaacttacggaatattgTCTTTTTTTAAAACCGAGATAattgaatatcttttaaataagtgaatttttCGGCATTTAATCTCATATCGGGAAtttaagacattgtgtcctaacttacgggacgtaAATCTCTTTCTTGATTAACGCGTAATATGCCcctttcttgaaaatttttaatgttttaacaaaggattgtatttttaaaatctttttaaattctcaattctcaacattaagacactaattaatcaactaggtaccaatttttgggcgttatgagggtgctaatccttcctcgtatgtaaccgactcccgaacccatctttttgaatttcgtggaccaaaattattttttaataaatcaaatcatttataaaaataattatttttcgaggtgacccgatcacacctcattaaaaaagattggtggcgactctcataccctaattttcatttttttaataaaaagtcgACGACctctttcacaaaaaaaaaggtttcgacagcttggcgactccattggggacaaaataagagagtcaagccgcaagttgattattttttgtctttttgtcgaaaattgataatttggtttaaatttacgattttttcattgcatttcatttttgtggttttCATCATTTGGATATGTTTTCTGTTTGGTTCGAGACTCTTAGTATACTTTTGCACATTGCATTACATGATTGCTCGAttatacccttttaagtgggagtgagaaactattccttcgtgaggtcttcacctctgtataggatagtggactattctcgcaatacatctgtacctatgccttcgtgtgattttcatctccgtatagtcatagggaaatgtattcctcTGAACTaaactcggtccgtatgagcctataatgagtgaggatcgaggaatctgctggttcaggtacctttactttagaatcGAACCGCATATAATAAGCTCTAaaagcctaccctaggtagaaccacgccgaacccctagtggtcacccgaataggtgctctatttatttttatttttttcttgcttgctttttcTTGGTACTAACCTATTTCGTTTTGTTCTAGTTATGATTGcattacattttcatcataaaaaagaggtgttgattcacatccagttgctaaatagagagcttgtcatggaaaatggatttcttgataaagtggaagataatacggttgtccgaatatgtTTCGAggaaacacaacaagagaaggGTGATAGTCTAACGGAGGAGTACACGATTTTGCTTCGTTGCCCAAAGTTTCAGgttgacaaagattattcgagagttGTCAACGTTCTGACCTTTTTAAAGAAGCTAACGAGCATCACAAGGCTGAGTGAGCAATAAGTCACGGGCCGGATCAAGCAAAAATGAGCTAGTAGAGGCATCTATTAGAAAATTTGCGAGGTTTATCTTAACATCCGGATGAAGGAAAGGATCGATGTTTTCACCTAGAGTATGAAGGCAAAGCCGAATATATATCCTCTTTATGTAAggagatttattttctagtaaagttgttctaacataattgaatcagaatcaacgtctctttttgcattcatttcatgcatttgtattacattacatcatatgcattaaagtccaccAAAAGATcctaattggttaaaattatttcagttaatctggaaactgACAAAAACTTACCAACCAAACATCGTTACGGTACTCGAGCAAAAACaaaagacatggaccaaagattagaaAGACTTGAACAACTTCAGAGGGAGATGCAAGACTAACTACAAGCGCAAATGCAAGAGCAACTGGCTAAGATCCAACAAGACATGATGGACAAAATGCTAGAATCTCAAAGAAACATGATGACTCAGTTGACCCAATTATTTGTTGGCGTAATGGATAAGGGAAAAGGCCCCATGGCCAATCCTGGGGAGGAGGAACCGTTCTATCCTCCAAGTTTTACTCTACCAAATGTACAGACCTAAGCTGAGATGTACCCACAGAGACTATCCGTCACAATTAGGCCTCAACAATTTTAAGCTGGTGCTTTGATGCCAATGAACTTTCAAGGTAGATCAGGTTCAAACCCAGGAGATAACCCAACTAATCCCGTTATCCTCGATTTTAATGAAGTGgcagaaaaggaaaaagcaaaagaagaaTTGACAAAACAACTAGAGGACAAGTGTAAATGGCtagaggaaaaattcaaagtaatagaAAGTGTTGATAGTCATCATGGAATTGACGCTAAAGATCTAAGCTTGGTTCCAGACTTACTACTtccttacaagttcaaaatgccagaatttGAAACGTATAATGGGATCAATTGCCCCGAAGCTCACATCACCATATTTTACAGACGGATGACTGGATACGTTAACAATGATTAACTACTAATACACTGCTTCTAGTGTAGCCTGGTGGGGGCAACATCGAAATGGTACAACCAATTGAGATGTTCCATGATTGGTTCGtggagggacctagcacaagcattcatgaagCAATATAGTCATGTAACTGATATGACTCTTGATAGAATTACTTTAcagaacatggagaagaaaTCGAGTGAgagttttaggcaatatgcacagagatggagggaaaTTGCCATTCAGGCTTCTAGAAAAAAAACTACGATACTCTTTATCAACACTTTAAAAGTCCCGTTCATCACACACATGCTAGGAAGCGCCATAAAAAGTTTTTCAAATATAGtcatgaatggcgaaatgatCGAGAATGCCATAAGAAATGGAAAGATAGATGCAGGAGAGAGTAACAAAAGGTCAGccttaaggaaaaagaaaaacgaggTGAACAACACAAGTACATATAATAAGGGTTACTCAAAATCAATTACTGTAAATCAGCCAAGAAAAGTGGCTGCTGGTCAACAAAGACAAGAATCCGGCACAAAGCAAAACACTGAAAAGCTCCAATTTACACCAATCTCAATGACGTATAGGGAGCTGTATCAAAGTTTATTCgatgcacatgttgtttcccctttttacttaaaaccaATGCAACccccgtaccccaaatggtacgatgCAAACGCCCAATGCGAATACCATGCAGGAATCATGAGGCACTCGATAGAAAACTGCACCGCTTTTAAAAAGCTAGTCGAAAGGCTCATCAATATGGGCATTTTCAAATTCGATGACCCATCTAATAcagaaaatccgttacccaatcataTTGATGATGGGATAAACGCGATGAGTGAAGATATGGGGAGAAGAATCAAGATAGACATTGCAGAAATAAAAACTCCTTTGAGATGGGTCTGGAATGAGATGGTAAAAAAGGGGTCAACCATTTCGAATTCAGGAGGAAGTTACGAAAAGATGAGGAACTACTATGAGTTCCATCATGAAGTGGGGCACGAGATTCAAAAGTGCAATGAATTTAGAGCCTTGGTGCAAGACCTAATGGATAATAACGAACTAGAATCAATGCTATATCTGAAGAAGCAACTGAAGTAGGGTCCTTGTTAGATATCTGCCCTTATGAACTAGGGAATGTGCTAAACAATTAGACTGTAGAAGAAATTCCTGTAGATTTtagagcttacttagagtaatgttcagaacgcacttgttgcttttagcgtAGAAGTGATAATAAcccctttgtgaaataggctcatgtctaaacatcattattttaatgaagtatatctttgcattcattttgagaaaatattccttcattctttccatacgagaaattattttagattctttcattcttttgggaTTTTCCTCCAAATCATTCTTTAATtacattcataatcatattgtaacaccccaaacccagcctaaacattagggccgaatctagtgatgtca from Gossypium raimondii isolate GPD5lz chromosome 1, ASM2569854v1, whole genome shotgun sequence harbors:
- the LOC105787313 gene encoding dirigent protein 4, producing the protein MKGSSIISWILVITSAISPIYTQYYSKTVPFVSNAEKVTNLHFFFHDTLSGKNPSAVLVAHGNITGNEKSAAPFSSVYAVDDPLTEGPEPTSEVIGNVQGLWVSSSKGMPTLMAFFDFGFTKGEFNGSSISVFSRNPISETERELAVVGGRGKFRMAKGVAKLKTYFLNVTTGDAIVEYNVTVNHY
- the LOC105787041 gene encoding uncharacterized protein LOC105787041; the encoded protein is MQEQLAKIQQDMMDKMLESQRNMMTQLTQLFVGVMDKGKGPMANPGEEEPFYPPSRSGSNPGDNPTNPVILDFNEVAEKEKAKEELTKQLEDKCKWLEEKFKVIESVDSHHGIDAKDLSLVPDLLLPYKFKMPEFETLVGATSKWYNQLRCSMIGSWRDLAQAFMKQYSHVTDMTLDRITLQNMEKKSSESFRQYAQRWREIAIQASRKKTTILFINTLKVPFITHMLGSAIKSFSNIVMNGEMIENAIRNGKIDAGESNKRSALRKKKNEVNNTSTYNKGYSKSITVNQPRKVAAGQQRQESGTKQNTEKLQFTPISMTYRELYQSLFDAHVVSPFYLKPMQPPYPKWYDANAQCEYHAGIMRHSIENCTAFKKLVERLINMGIFKFDDPSNTENPLPNHIDDGINAMSEDMGRRIKIDIAEIKTPLRWVWNEMVKKGSTISNSGGSYEKMRNYYEFHHEVGHEIQKCNEFRALVQDLMDNNELESMLYLKKQLK